In Humulus lupulus chromosome 7, drHumLupu1.1, whole genome shotgun sequence, the following are encoded in one genomic region:
- the LOC133789992 gene encoding early nodulin-like protein 20, giving the protein MEKRVMILMILMTIMKFGYGKAELHYVGGGKSSWAPNINFSDWSSQQTFHLGDWLYFGFNKYQYNVLEVKETSYENCIDKDFIKNITKGGRDVFQLTEPKTYYFLSGGGYCFSGMKVAIDVHGDRPTPAPAPTANRSSTAVPPVPSMGHLTTPLLLILVVTSSLVYVDCLQYFS; this is encoded by the exons ATGGAGAAAAGGGTGATGATTTTGATGATTTTGATGACAATCATGAAATTTGGGTATGGGAAAGCTGAATTACATTACGTCGGAGGAGGTAAGAGTAGTTGGGCTCCCAACATCAACTTCTCCGATTGGTCTTCTCAACAGACCTTTCACTTGGGTGATTGGCTAT aTTTTGGATTTAACAAGTACCAGTACAATGTGCTGGAGGTGAAAGAGACAAGCTACGAAAACTGCATTGACAAAGACTTCATAAAGAACATAACGAAGGGAGGACGAGACGTGTTTCAGCTGACAGAGCCTAAAACCTACTACTTTCTCTCCGGTGGAGGCTACTGCTTCAGTGGAATGAAAGTGGCCATCGACGTCCATGGCGACCGCCCTACTCCCGCCCCCGCCCCCACTGCTAATCGCTCTTCAACGGCGGTGCCACCAGTGCCTTCCATGGGCCATCTCACGACTCCTCTTCTGCTGATACTTGTTGTCACTTCATCGTTGGTGTATGTGGACTGTCTCCAATATTTTAGTTGA